A single window of Pseudomonadota bacterium DNA harbors:
- a CDS encoding EAL domain-containing protein → MYIGPLLIVIGGLLGLALFSIDILSACRAYTGGESLWSKGQKRSIVYLQRYAESADPNDFEIYQAALAIPLGYRQMRLELEKPEPDLQVAQNGYLQGGSHADDFPSVVRLFRYFHRTPLMADILEVWREGDQYILNIQAIGKQIHHLVTVQGTTGEELSTHVAQLSQINEILHPLEIRFSNLLGEISRFAGVLLSVSLVTVTSLLLLIALRFSWRSLSKSDAAEAIIRAEKERAQFTLAAITDGVIRTNGVGYIEYMNPAAEQLAAITHENARLNPASEVIKLVDSETREELNLPGIRLSGGSPKPTRLGDNTTMMRPDGSTLAVEGWVMTLCDEQNIATGQVLVLHDATAEREAAARLTFQACHDGLTGLLNRREFESRVESALRSIQKTGKPHAILYIDLDGFKAINDGHGHFAGDQLLKQVSAVLASRLRESDSLARIGGDEFGVLLENCRQANAQRIAEDLRKAVRNFRFSWNDKTLCVQASIGLIPITEDAGSTSDILRAADEAMYLAKDSGRDRIHIGEIRQTRNRTLKGDMAWAKRIRTALDENGFVLHGQQIRSTQAATAEHPHHLEVLVRMVDHKNRLVPPRVFLPAAQRQNLACDIDRWVIQAALNRYARLTRTSAHGAPSTQRWFINLSDCALADPELTKFIRRAFNDSRVPFEAFCFEITENSAITNLNDAHAFASAVKQLGCHVALNHFGSGVSSFGNLKNLPVDYVKIEGELVKDMVSSAMDRAMVESIHHVARVAGIQSIAPCVENRQVLQRLRCLGVDYVQGIGISRPAPLPNPQLDMASA, encoded by the coding sequence ATGTATATCGGGCCACTGCTCATTGTCATCGGGGGCCTGCTTGGCCTCGCTCTGTTCAGCATTGACATCCTCTCGGCCTGCCGAGCCTATACCGGCGGCGAAAGCCTTTGGTCCAAAGGGCAAAAAAGATCCATCGTCTACCTTCAGCGCTATGCCGAGTCGGCAGACCCCAATGACTTCGAGATCTATCAAGCCGCCTTGGCCATCCCCCTCGGATACCGGCAAATGCGCTTGGAACTGGAAAAGCCCGAGCCGGATCTGCAAGTGGCACAGAACGGCTATCTCCAAGGAGGAAGCCATGCCGACGATTTTCCCAGCGTGGTGCGCCTGTTCCGCTATTTTCACCGAACCCCACTGATGGCCGATATTCTCGAGGTATGGCGGGAAGGCGATCAATACATTCTGAACATTCAAGCCATCGGCAAGCAGATTCATCATTTAGTAACCGTACAAGGGACAACCGGAGAAGAGCTTTCAACTCACGTGGCACAACTCTCCCAGATCAACGAGATTCTCCATCCGCTGGAAATTCGATTTTCAAATTTATTGGGAGAGATCTCGCGCTTCGCGGGGGTATTGCTGTCCGTCAGCCTGGTAACGGTCACCAGTTTATTGCTACTGATTGCTCTTCGGTTCTCCTGGCGGAGCCTGTCGAAGAGCGACGCCGCCGAAGCGATCATTCGAGCCGAGAAAGAGCGGGCGCAATTTACCCTCGCGGCCATCACTGACGGCGTGATCCGAACCAACGGCGTGGGCTACATCGAATACATGAATCCGGCGGCGGAACAGCTAGCCGCGATAACCCACGAAAATGCTCGGTTGAACCCCGCATCCGAGGTGATCAAGCTGGTCGACAGTGAGACCCGGGAAGAACTCAATTTACCGGGAATCCGGCTAAGCGGCGGCAGTCCGAAACCGACACGGCTCGGAGACAATACGACAATGATGCGGCCGGACGGATCGACGCTTGCGGTCGAAGGCTGGGTCATGACGCTATGCGACGAGCAAAACATCGCCACGGGACAGGTTCTGGTCCTTCACGACGCGACGGCGGAACGCGAAGCGGCGGCCCGCTTGACGTTCCAAGCTTGCCACGATGGGCTCACCGGTCTTTTGAATCGTCGCGAGTTTGAATCCCGTGTCGAATCGGCCTTGCGTTCAATTCAAAAGACCGGAAAACCCCACGCTATCCTGTACATCGACTTGGACGGATTTAAGGCCATCAACGACGGACATGGCCACTTTGCAGGCGATCAGTTACTCAAGCAGGTCAGCGCCGTGCTCGCTTCGCGATTGCGCGAAAGTGACAGCCTGGCCCGGATCGGCGGCGACGAATTCGGCGTGCTGCTCGAGAATTGCCGGCAAGCCAACGCGCAGCGAATCGCCGAGGATCTTCGCAAAGCGGTACGCAACTTCCGTTTCTCCTGGAATGACAAGACGTTATGCGTCCAAGCCAGCATCGGACTGATCCCGATAACCGAAGACGCCGGCAGCACATCCGACATCCTCCGCGCCGCCGACGAAGCCATGTATCTGGCCAAGGACAGCGGCCGCGATCGCATTCACATCGGAGAAATTCGCCAAACGCGCAACAGGACTCTCAAAGGCGATATGGCATGGGCCAAGCGCATCAGAACGGCCCTGGATGAGAACGGCTTTGTGCTCCATGGTCAGCAAATTCGAAGCACGCAAGCAGCCACCGCCGAGCATCCTCACCATCTGGAAGTACTGGTTCGTATGGTCGACCACAAAAACCGCTTGGTTCCGCCGCGGGTTTTTCTACCGGCAGCGCAGCGCCAGAATTTGGCATGCGACATTGATCGCTGGGTCATTCAGGCGGCCTTGAACCGATACGCCCGCTTGACCCGCACGAGCGCTCACGGCGCACCATCGACACAACGTTGGTTCATCAACTTGTCCGACTGTGCACTGGCCGATCCCGAGCTGACAAAATTCATTCGTCGCGCGTTCAATGACTCGCGCGTGCCGTTTGAAGCGTTTTGCTTCGAAATCACCGAAAACAGCGCCATCACCAATCTTAACGATGCTCACGCCTTCGCCAGCGCCGTCAAACAACTCGGTTGCCATGTGGCACTCAACCACTTCGGCAGTGGCGTTTCTTCTTTCGGCAACCTGAAAAACCTGCCGGTGGACTACGTTAAAATTGAGGGTGAGTTAGTTAAAGACATGGTATCGAGCGCAATGGATCGCGCCATGGTGGAATCTATCCATCACGTTGCCCGGGTCGCCGGAATCCAGTCCATCGCACCTTGCGTAGAAAACCGGCAGGTTCTTCAACGTCTCCGCTGCCTGGGCGTGGACTACGTCCAGGGTATCGGAATCTCCCGCCCCGCCCCGTTGCCCAACCCGCAACTGGACATGGCATCGGCATAA